One stretch of Muribaculum intestinale DNA includes these proteins:
- the rpmA gene encoding 50S ribosomal protein L27 gives MAHKKGVGSSKNGRESESKRLGVKIFGGQRAKAGNIIKRQRGTVHHPGLNVGMGKDHTIYALVDGVVVFTEGKNGRRFINIDPEVKA, from the coding sequence ATGGCACATAAAAAAGGTGTAGGTAGTTCGAAGAACGGCCGCGAGTCAGAAAGCAAACGACTCGGTGTTAAGATTTTTGGCGGTCAGCGCGCTAAAGCGGGCAATATCATCAAGCGTCAGCGCGGTACTGTGCATCATCCCGGTCTGAATGTAGGCATGGGTAAGGATCACACAATCTATGCCCTCGTTGACGGCGTGGTTGTATTTACCGAAGGCAAGAACGGTCGTCGTTTCATCAACATCGATCCCGAGGTTAAAGCCTAA
- the rplU gene encoding 50S ribosomal protein L21: MYAIVEIQGQQFKAEAGKFLYVHYLGDDKKEGETVEFDRVLLVDADGDVKVGAPTVEGVKVVCEVTVPLVKGDKVIVFKKKRRKGYRRKNGHRQCFTKVVIKEIA; encoded by the coding sequence ATGTACGCAATTGTAGAAATTCAGGGACAGCAGTTCAAGGCTGAGGCCGGCAAGTTCCTGTATGTTCACTATCTCGGCGATGACAAGAAAGAGGGTGAGACCGTAGAGTTTGACCGCGTTCTCCTCGTAGACGCCGACGGTGACGTTAAGGTCGGTGCTCCTACCGTTGAAGGAGTAAAGGTAGTATGCGAAGTAACCGTTCCCCTCGTGAAGGGCGATAAGGTTATCGTATTCAAGAAGAAGCGCCGCAAAGGCTATCGCCGCAAAAACGGCCATCGCCAGTGCTTCACCAAAGTGGTAATCAAAGAAATTGCTTAA
- a CDS encoding DUF362 domain-containing protein has product MKKVILLSMLAVVAMTGICSCSSRANAGNSGDVGQADSVPVVYYIRDINPENILKIYHALGRKADGTNVAVKISTGESGKSNHLSPALIAPFVNEVKGTIVECNTAYGGNRSTTADHLKAAEVHGYTAIANVDIMDADGDTALVVDGGLRLDKNLVGRHLADYDFLVVLSHFKGHAMGGFGGALKNVAIGIASADGKAYVHSAGKVSDPAVLWDNIAEQTAFLESMADACKSVFDMYGDKKLFINVANRLSVDCDCNGNPDAPEMGDIGILASLDPVALDRACVDMVVNSEDPGKAALIERINSRQGTHILDAAEKLGIGSQKYTLVTLE; this is encoded by the coding sequence ATGAAGAAAGTAATTTTGTTGTCAATGCTGGCCGTTGTGGCTATGACGGGTATCTGTTCCTGCTCATCCAGGGCCAATGCCGGCAATTCCGGTGACGTCGGGCAGGCCGATTCAGTGCCTGTGGTGTATTACATCAGGGATATCAATCCCGAAAATATTTTGAAGATATACCATGCCCTTGGGCGCAAGGCCGACGGCACAAATGTAGCAGTGAAAATCTCAACCGGCGAATCGGGTAAAAGCAACCATCTGAGTCCCGCGCTTATAGCTCCGTTTGTCAACGAGGTGAAAGGTACGATTGTAGAGTGTAACACCGCATATGGCGGCAACCGGTCTACTACCGCCGACCATCTCAAGGCTGCCGAGGTGCATGGCTACACAGCCATCGCGAATGTTGACATCATGGACGCCGACGGCGACACGGCTCTTGTGGTCGACGGGGGACTGCGTCTCGACAAGAATCTCGTGGGACGCCATCTTGCCGATTATGATTTTCTCGTTGTGCTCTCTCATTTCAAAGGGCATGCGATGGGCGGATTCGGTGGTGCGCTGAAAAATGTGGCTATCGGTATTGCCTCGGCCGACGGCAAAGCATATGTGCACTCGGCCGGCAAGGTTTCCGATCCGGCTGTACTTTGGGATAACATAGCCGAGCAGACTGCGTTTCTTGAGTCGATGGCCGACGCATGCAAGTCAGTGTTTGATATGTATGGTGATAAGAAGCTCTTTATCAATGTGGCCAACCGGTTGTCGGTAGACTGCGATTGCAATGGTAATCCGGATGCTCCCGAAATGGGCGATATTGGCATTCTTGCCTCGCTCGATCCTGTGGCGCTTGACCGCGCATGTGTCGACATGGTCGTCAACTCGGAAGACCCCGGCAAGGCCGCGCTGATCGAACGCATCAACTCACGACAGGGTACACATATTCTCGATGCTGCCGAAAAGCTCGGTATAGGCTCTCAAAAGTACACTCTGGTGACTTTGGAATAA
- the ruvC gene encoding crossover junction endodeoxyribonuclease RuvC produces MREWERIIIGIDPGTNVMGYGILGVRRGKPSMIAMGVIKLNKFDSHYLRLGHIFRRVTGIIEQYLPDEMAIEAPFFGKNVQSMLKLGRAQGVAMAAAISRDVCITEYEPRLIKMAITGNGAASKEQVQEMLRRILDISRESILPELDATDALAAALCHFYESKKPAIARGPKSWKDFIAKNPDRVR; encoded by the coding sequence CTGCGCGAGTGGGAACGTATAATAATAGGAATAGATCCGGGCACCAATGTGATGGGCTACGGCATACTCGGTGTGCGCCGCGGCAAACCGTCCATGATAGCCATGGGTGTGATAAAGCTCAATAAGTTTGACAGTCATTATCTGCGTCTGGGCCATATATTCAGGCGTGTGACCGGCATTATAGAGCAGTATCTTCCCGATGAGATGGCCATTGAGGCGCCATTTTTCGGCAAGAATGTGCAGTCGATGCTCAAGCTTGGGCGTGCGCAGGGAGTGGCTATGGCCGCAGCCATAAGCCGCGATGTGTGTATCACCGAGTATGAGCCTCGCCTGATTAAAATGGCTATTACCGGTAATGGCGCCGCTTCCAAGGAGCAGGTGCAGGAGATGTTGCGCCGCATACTGGATATATCGCGCGAAAGCATTCTCCCCGAACTTGACGCCACCGATGCGCTTGCGGCTGCATTGTGTCACTTTTATGAGTCGAAGAAGCCGGCGATAGCGCGCGGCCCGAAATCGTGGAAGGACTTTATCGCAAAAAATCCCGATAGAGTAAGATAA
- a CDS encoding DUF4286 family protein, with product MILVNTTFLVESGLEGEWTVWAHTVYIPTAVSAGYRHPLLMRVFSQEDNGGTTYALQIQCDGMPEASDWLDKLQPVLLDEINRRWGQHVLHFTTMMEEVERV from the coding sequence ATGATACTCGTAAATACTACATTTCTTGTAGAGTCGGGCCTTGAAGGAGAGTGGACCGTCTGGGCGCATACGGTATATATACCGACAGCGGTCTCGGCCGGATACCGACATCCGTTGCTCATGCGTGTGTTCTCGCAGGAGGATAACGGAGGCACGACCTACGCGTTGCAGATACAGTGCGACGGCATGCCGGAAGCCTCCGACTGGCTCGACAAGCTACAACCAGTGCTGCTCGATGAAATAAACCGCCGCTGGGGGCAGCATGTGCTCCATTTTACCACGATGATGGAGGAGGTGGAGCGTGTCTGA
- a CDS encoding CD225/dispanin family protein, translating into MKYYIIENEAPVGPFDVNELVARGLRPTDLVWAEGMADWATAESVEEVRMALYGPKNNNIDAPVTSTPVQGGVCPPPPAPHAPAYQQPQPQYQQPQYQQPQYNQQGQQPYQQPILPPDNYLAWAIIVTILCCVPFGIVAIVKAASVNGLWNSGNYEQAYRASASAKKWVIITAIVGVATSLLYGGFMIFSGVMNSL; encoded by the coding sequence ATGAAGTACTATATCATCGAAAATGAGGCTCCTGTAGGGCCTTTTGACGTGAACGAACTCGTTGCCCGCGGTTTGCGCCCTACCGATCTCGTATGGGCCGAGGGTATGGCCGACTGGGCTACTGCCGAGTCGGTGGAAGAGGTACGTATGGCTCTCTATGGACCTAAAAACAATAATATTGACGCGCCTGTGACATCGACTCCTGTACAGGGTGGCGTGTGTCCTCCTCCTCCGGCTCCTCATGCTCCTGCTTATCAGCAGCCGCAGCCCCAATACCAGCAGCCACAGTATCAGCAGCCGCAGTATAATCAGCAGGGACAACAGCCATATCAGCAGCCTATATTGCCACCTGACAATTATCTTGCATGGGCCATCATAGTGACGATACTCTGCTGTGTGCCTTTCGGTATTGTCGCTATTGTTAAGGCCGCTTCGGTCAACGGTCTCTGGAACTCGGGCAACTACGAGCAGGCCTATCGGGCTTCTGCAAGTGCCAAGAAGTGGGTTATTATCACTGCTATCGTTGGTGTCGCCACCAGTCTGCTTTACGGTGGATTTATGATTTTCAGCGGTGTAATGAATTCACTGTAA